One genomic segment of Pagrus major chromosome 13, Pma_NU_1.0 includes these proteins:
- the c13h5orf15 gene encoding keratinocyte-associated transmembrane protein 2: MATCRKMGRSRRNISALFLVIFLQVLARGCLSLPINVTTQGPDKAQADDTRLTTVNGDKSNTEPLTPEQGPALTEPNDLVAPAGNDSTPTKADDLIVKPTAAIQVMTEENKETHPDDIINIDAVKQDGNATPDDGNAGNVDDAGKDHPVEAETTDEPAASETTLASTPEAPFTSVKAPEPAKTDEMEEPIAPVSDSKPPNALIPSTEQDIDPELLSTTDKGPAPNLDPDGYTEDGDEDEDDEDDGTYVDSEDADGDNVYENSDVGKDQPVNRLQQPDGLEVNHFKEADSYTTEDEDSHFFFHLVILAFLVAIVYITYHNKRKIFLLAQSRRWKDGLCSRNTVEYHRLDQNVNEAMPSLKMTRDYIF, encoded by the exons ATGGCGACGTGCAGGAAGATGGGGCGAAGCAGGAGAAACATTTCGGCTCTTTTTCTGGTCATTTTCCTCCAAGTGTTGGCCAGGGGCTGCCTGTCACTTCCCATAAATGTCACGACGCAAG GACCAGACAAAGCTCAGGCAGACGACACACGTCTCACTACTGTGAATGGTGACAAAAGTAACACTGAGCCTTTGACACCTGAACAGGGTCCTGCTTTAACGGAGCCTAATGACCTGGTAGCACCTGCTGGTAATGACTCCACACCAACAAAAGCAGATGATCTTATAGTAAAGCCCACAGCAGCCATTCAAGTAATGACGGAGGAGAACAAGGAAACACATCCAGACGACATCATTAATATCGATGCAGTGAAGCAAGACGGGAACGCAACACCAGATGATGGTAATGCAGGTAATGTAGATGATGCAGGTAAAGACCACCCAGTGGAAGCTGAGACAACAGATGAGCCTGCCGCCTCTGAAACCACTTTAGCCTCCACTCCAGAAGCTCCCTTCACCTCTGTCAAAGCCCCTGAACCAGCCAAAACTGATGAAATGGAAGAGCCAATAGCACCCGTCTCTGACTCCAAACCCCCCAACGCACTGATCCCGTCCACAGAGCAGGACATTGACCCAGAGCTGCTGTCAACTACTGACAAAGGACCGGCACCTAATCTCGATCCGGATGGTTACACAGAAGATGGCGACGAAGacgaggatgatgaggatgacgGTACCTACGTGGACAGCGAGGACGCTGACGGGGACAACGTGTATGAGAACAGTGATGTCGGCAAAGACCAGCCTGTGAACAGGCTGCAGCAGCCGGACGGGCTGGAGGTGAACCATTTCAAGGAAGCAGACAGCTACACCACAGAGGACGAGGACTCCCACTTCTTCTTTCATCTGGTCATCCTGGCTTTCCTGGTGGCAATCGTCTACATCACCTACCACAACAAGAGGAAG ATCTTCCTCTTGGCTCAGAGCCGACGCTGGAAAGACGGCCTGTGTTCCCGCAACACCGTGGAGTATCACCGCCTGGACCAAAACGTCAACGAGGCCATGCCGTCCCTCAAGATGACCCGAGACTACATCTTTTGA